A genomic window from Microvirga mediterraneensis includes:
- a CDS encoding sugar isomerase domain-containing protein: protein MPNGELIDADALCDAYLASTTDLMQRILTEERTATDRAAARLADQIAADQLIHIFGPGGHSNLASQEVFFRAGGLMHVSAILDEGTLLSNGALRSMAVERTPGYGKVVIANQRLGQGDLLILVNAYGINAALIDAAIEAKARGVFLIGISSREHASNTSPEHPARHPTRQNLHDLVDIAIDTKVPIGDAVVRVPGMSQDVAAISTFANAFALNCLVIRTVSKLIERGIEPPVWRSGNAPGGDEANARFIANFHNRVRAL from the coding sequence ATGCCGAACGGTGAACTCATTGACGCCGATGCCCTCTGCGACGCCTACCTCGCATCTACAACAGACCTGATGCAGCGCATCCTGACAGAGGAACGTACCGCGACAGACAGGGCCGCCGCTCGTCTCGCCGATCAGATTGCGGCTGATCAACTAATTCATATCTTCGGTCCTGGCGGACATTCAAATCTCGCTTCGCAGGAAGTGTTCTTCCGTGCGGGAGGACTGATGCATGTCAGTGCCATTCTTGATGAAGGAACGCTGCTCTCCAACGGGGCTCTGCGCTCCATGGCGGTCGAACGCACGCCTGGCTACGGCAAGGTGGTGATCGCCAACCAGCGGCTCGGCCAAGGCGACCTTCTCATCCTCGTCAACGCCTATGGTATCAACGCGGCTCTGATCGATGCAGCCATCGAAGCCAAGGCGCGTGGCGTGTTCCTGATTGGCATCAGTTCGCGCGAGCATGCCAGCAACACCTCCCCTGAGCACCCAGCCCGACACCCCACCCGCCAGAACCTGCACGACCTGGTCGACATCGCAATCGACACCAAGGTTCCGATCGGCGACGCCGTCGTGCGCGTTCCAGGAATGAGCCAAGACGTCGCGGCGATCTCCACCTTCGCCAATGCATTCGCGCTCAACTGCCTGGTGATCCGTACCGTATCCAAGCTCATTGAGCGTGGCATCGAGCCGCCCGTGTGGCGGAGCGGCAACGCCCCAGGTGGCGACGAAGCCAATGCACGCTTCATTGCGAATTTCCACAACCGGGTCAGAGCCCTGTGA
- a CDS encoding 6-phosphogluconolactonase: protein MVEQLRMESYRTRAEMGAASASAIAAELRERLSRQSQVRMIFAAAPSQAETLRRLREERTIEWDRVTAFHMDEYIGLPADAPQRFAHWLDEALFAHLPFAAVHHIVPEPDPTTAAETYAARLAEAPIDLVCLGIGVNGHIAFNDPPVADFHDPLDVKIVALDETCRQQQVDDQCFARYDDVPEKALTLTIPRLLRADRLFCIVPGLVKRDAVRRTLYGPVATTCPASILRQQAHCTLYLDAESDPDAER from the coding sequence ATGGTCGAGCAGCTTCGTATGGAGAGCTACCGCACGCGGGCTGAGATGGGGGCCGCCAGCGCCAGCGCAATTGCGGCAGAACTCCGAGAGCGGCTAAGCCGCCAATCCCAAGTGCGAATGATTTTTGCTGCCGCGCCTAGCCAGGCCGAAACCCTCCGTCGGCTTCGGGAGGAGCGGACAATTGAATGGGACCGGGTAACGGCCTTTCATATGGATGAATACATAGGTCTTCCGGCTGATGCGCCGCAGCGTTTTGCGCACTGGCTTGATGAAGCCCTGTTCGCTCATCTCCCCTTCGCGGCTGTACATCACATTGTCCCCGAACCGGATCCCACTACGGCGGCGGAGACCTACGCGGCTCGCTTGGCTGAGGCGCCCATCGACCTCGTCTGCCTTGGTATCGGCGTTAACGGCCATATTGCGTTCAATGACCCCCCCGTGGCGGACTTCCATGACCCGCTCGACGTCAAGATTGTTGCTCTTGACGAGACCTGCCGCCAGCAGCAGGTCGATGATCAATGTTTCGCGCGTTACGACGATGTTCCCGAGAAGGCATTGACGCTTACGATCCCGCGCCTCCTGCGAGCCGATCGCCTGTTCTGCATTGTTCCGGGCCTCGTCAAGCGGGACGCCGTTCGCCGGACCCTCTATGGGCCAGTAGCGACTACTTGCCCGGCCAGCATCCTGCGTCAGCAGGCTCACTGCACCCTTTACCTCGATGCGGAGTCCGACCCCGATGCCGAACGGTGA
- a CDS encoding amidohydrolase family protein — protein sequence MNSSGHIRGRNPATGEAIAITVEEGVIAAIQAADGTSHEYVAPGLVDLQVNGFAGLDLNDGHLTPKRVKTLADHMLSVGVTTFLPTLITAPEADIIRALTVIAEARRRFPFVAEMVPFVHVEGPSISPLDGPRGAHPAAHVRAPSLEEFERWQAVSSGLVGLVTLAPEQPGAIDYISALVQRGVHVALGHTAASPNEIHEAAGAGASLSTHLGNGAAATLPRHPNFLWSQLADDRLTATFIADGHHLPADTFKAMVRAKGLERAILVSDAVALAGMPPGLYEQPVGGSVEVTADGRVGIAGTPYLAGAGLPLCANVAIAVQMAGLTLSEGLRLATENPGRIAGGRGRLAVGTPADLIQFAWQEGQRRLDVSAVWLRGEQVFSR from the coding sequence GTGAATTCGTCTGGCCACATTCGGGGACGCAATCCCGCGACCGGTGAGGCCATCGCTATTACGGTCGAGGAGGGTGTCATCGCGGCGATCCAGGCTGCGGATGGAACAAGTCATGAATATGTTGCACCCGGCTTAGTCGACCTACAGGTGAACGGCTTTGCGGGCCTTGATCTCAATGACGGCCACCTTACGCCAAAGCGGGTGAAGACGCTGGCGGACCATATGCTCTCGGTGGGCGTCACGACCTTTCTGCCGACACTGATCACCGCGCCGGAGGCCGACATCATCCGCGCGCTGACGGTCATTGCGGAGGCCCGCCGCCGATTTCCGTTCGTAGCCGAGATGGTTCCTTTCGTTCACGTCGAGGGGCCCTCCATTTCTCCACTGGACGGACCACGCGGCGCTCATCCGGCCGCCCATGTGAGGGCGCCCTCCCTCGAAGAGTTTGAGCGCTGGCAGGCGGTAAGCTCCGGCCTCGTCGGCCTTGTCACGCTAGCCCCCGAGCAGCCCGGCGCAATTGATTACATATCAGCCCTCGTACAGCGTGGCGTTCATGTGGCTCTCGGCCACACAGCCGCCTCACCCAATGAGATTCACGAAGCCGCTGGGGCGGGAGCGAGCCTCTCCACACATCTGGGCAACGGCGCCGCGGCCACCCTACCCCGACACCCCAATTTTTTGTGGAGCCAGCTCGCAGATGACCGACTGACTGCAACCTTCATCGCTGATGGCCATCATCTCCCGGCCGACACGTTCAAGGCGATGGTTCGGGCGAAGGGTCTCGAGAGAGCCATCCTGGTATCGGACGCAGTCGCACTCGCCGGCATGCCACCAGGCCTTTACGAACAGCCTGTAGGTGGCAGTGTCGAGGTCACAGCCGACGGACGTGTCGGCATTGCCGGCACACCGTATCTCGCCGGTGCCGGGTTACCGCTTTGTGCCAATGTCGCAATCGCCGTTCAGATGGCAGGACTGACGCTTAGCGAAGGCCTCAGGCTCGCAACGGAGAACCCCGGTCGCATCGCCGGCGGCCGGGGGCGCCTCGCCGTTGGCACCCCGGCCGATTTAATACAGTTCGCTTGGCAGGAAGGACAGCGCCGGCTCGATGTTTCGGCCGTTTGGCTGCGAGGCGAACAGGTTTTCTCGCGATGA
- a CDS encoding tyrosine-type recombinase/integrase → MALKLARSYDPDVAYLGSLRVFLTALHPALLERDLWGFHTLRECFGIDAGSALYAPDGYGEARNAQILRDAQEIEPKSGRVERNTHGGRGRKGRPASIIRQRGQTLPDKLLGGIGFDFVDVPEPYKTELKAFFAWRLSRPQSRHYRWYTRAVQLIPFCADLASTHAPAVRHLIDFGHPIESGSGSGSTPLRNLFENWLAEREYSVRPTKSKWRRDATIHETAYGPVASAVANVLVFTLILLREKAKPVEARDLVLLEDVYPADDVPVTRSKAPYLSFFRIQLPWLRNVARRYVLNKIEHKELSPRTLPSYLASLGQIEACLYSLHSPPRPEHITQEFIEHTFLSWGNERGFTGQNWYTDPLNMIQWASAYLPEYRWRRLVFDKRNVRKVRSYHPRTHEYERNLEGAMVPEEVIEQIFLRFDSLTVVCKRLLIIARYTGMRSIDLHALAFDCLDPDADDADFMLLTFYQSKVKRWNTKPLHKNDAAHALVIQAIQEQQDDVRRAWGRKTQYLFPNRLGDAEVHLSPGHTRDVIAKWIIRQGIRDKDGSIYRFGWHDLRHFYGTELALAGYDIMMIQMELGHASADMSLIYVNQRLKLKKKAVLEKGGGKFISIKGEVDDKVAELALRKDATLAVDVPGGLCSLPGQIGEWCEHNGACFTCTYFRADIGQLPFFEKEMRTMAASLTRLRGEVEAFEQDGHRRMAEIGRKRMDRTQQGIANIKTIIRTIKAEGTYSGRTRKYQRAACGSPAAECDQAACGRGDPGHHAPER, encoded by the coding sequence ATGGCTCTGAAGCTCGCCCGAAGCTACGACCCAGACGTCGCCTATCTCGGGAGCCTGCGGGTCTTTCTGACCGCCCTGCACCCTGCCCTGCTCGAACGAGACCTGTGGGGCTTCCATACGCTTCGGGAATGCTTTGGGATCGATGCCGGATCCGCGTTATACGCGCCGGACGGTTATGGCGAGGCGCGGAACGCTCAAATCCTCCGCGACGCCCAGGAGATCGAGCCCAAGAGTGGCCGCGTCGAGAGAAACACCCATGGAGGACGGGGCAGAAAAGGCCGCCCCGCATCGATTATCCGACAGCGCGGTCAAACGCTGCCCGATAAGTTGCTGGGTGGCATCGGTTTCGACTTCGTCGATGTGCCGGAGCCCTACAAGACGGAACTCAAGGCGTTTTTTGCCTGGCGCCTGTCACGGCCACAGAGCCGGCACTATCGCTGGTACACGCGAGCGGTCCAGTTAATCCCCTTCTGTGCTGACCTTGCATCCACTCATGCACCCGCGGTCCGCCACCTGATCGACTTCGGGCACCCCATCGAGAGCGGTTCAGGCAGCGGAAGCACGCCCCTTCGGAACCTGTTCGAGAATTGGCTGGCAGAGAGGGAATACTCGGTTCGCCCCACGAAGAGCAAATGGCGTCGGGACGCCACGATCCATGAGACAGCCTATGGGCCCGTGGCCAGTGCCGTGGCCAACGTCTTGGTGTTCACCCTCATCCTCCTGCGCGAGAAGGCCAAGCCGGTGGAGGCCAGAGACCTGGTTCTTCTGGAGGATGTTTATCCCGCGGATGACGTTCCGGTGACGCGGTCCAAAGCTCCCTATCTCAGCTTCTTCCGCATTCAACTTCCGTGGCTGCGTAACGTGGCACGGCGCTATGTTCTCAACAAAATCGAGCACAAGGAGCTCTCGCCGCGCACTCTGCCATCCTATCTTGCTTCTCTCGGGCAGATCGAAGCATGCCTGTACAGCCTTCATTCCCCGCCTCGCCCTGAACACATCACACAGGAGTTCATCGAGCATACGTTCCTGTCATGGGGAAACGAGCGGGGATTTACCGGGCAGAACTGGTATACGGATCCGCTCAACATGATCCAATGGGCCTCCGCCTACCTCCCGGAATACCGCTGGCGCCGCCTTGTCTTCGATAAGAGAAACGTTCGCAAGGTTCGCAGCTATCATCCCCGGACGCATGAATATGAACGTAATCTCGAAGGCGCGATGGTGCCCGAGGAGGTCATTGAGCAGATCTTCCTGAGGTTCGACTCCCTGACGGTTGTCTGCAAACGTCTTCTGATCATCGCCCGCTACACGGGCATGCGGTCCATCGACCTGCATGCCCTTGCGTTCGACTGCCTGGACCCGGATGCGGACGACGCGGACTTCATGCTGCTGACCTTCTATCAATCCAAGGTCAAGCGCTGGAACACCAAGCCGCTGCACAAGAACGATGCCGCCCATGCTCTGGTCATCCAGGCCATCCAGGAGCAGCAGGACGACGTCCGGAGGGCATGGGGCCGCAAGACACAATACCTGTTCCCGAACAGACTCGGCGATGCCGAGGTCCATCTCAGTCCTGGCCACACCCGGGACGTGATCGCGAAGTGGATCATCCGCCAAGGCATTCGTGACAAGGACGGCAGCATCTATAGGTTCGGCTGGCATGATCTGCGCCATTTTTACGGCACCGAGCTGGCGTTGGCCGGCTATGACATCATGATGATCCAGATGGAACTGGGCCATGCCTCGGCCGATATGAGTCTGATCTATGTCAACCAGCGTTTGAAACTGAAGAAGAAGGCCGTGCTCGAAAAGGGTGGCGGCAAGTTCATCTCCATCAAGGGCGAGGTCGACGACAAGGTTGCCGAACTGGCGCTGCGCAAGGATGCTACTCTGGCGGTTGATGTTCCGGGCGGCCTCTGCTCGCTCCCGGGCCAGATCGGCGAATGGTGTGAACACAACGGAGCCTGCTTCACATGCACGTACTTCCGGGCCGATATCGGGCAGTTGCCGTTCTTCGAGAAGGAAATGCGCACCATGGCTGCCAGCCTCACCCGCCTCAGAGGCGAGGTGGAAGCCTTTGAGCAGGACGGCCATCGGCGCATGGCTGAAATCGGTCGAAAGCGGATGGACCGGACGCAGCAGGGAATTGCAAACATCAAGACCATCATCAGGACGATCAAGGCGGAGGGGACCTACAGTGGCCGGACGCGAAAATACCAGCGGGCTGCTTGCGGCAGCCCAGCAGCGGAGTGTGACCAAGCGGCGTGCGGTCGAGGAGATCCTGGGCACCATGCGCCAGAACGGTGA
- a CDS encoding DUF6262 family protein, with the protein MAGRENTSGLLAAAQQRSVTKRRAVEEILGTMRQNGEVISFKTVAERANVSREYLYRQFKEVIQQLRTAALQQVVTIDGEEVRVRSAGRAATIEVALRHKIKRLESELAEVRQQKMELDRRYERALGEAEEWRSRHQRAVTELLEVRSRLTSYGSS; encoded by the coding sequence GTGGCCGGACGCGAAAATACCAGCGGGCTGCTTGCGGCAGCCCAGCAGCGGAGTGTGACCAAGCGGCGTGCGGTCGAGGAGATCCTGGGCACCATGCGCCAGAACGGTGAGGTCATCTCGTTCAAGACCGTCGCCGAGCGCGCCAATGTTAGCCGCGAGTATCTTTATCGCCAGTTCAAGGAGGTGATCCAGCAACTGCGCACGGCGGCGCTTCAGCAGGTTGTGACGATCGATGGCGAGGAGGTCCGGGTTCGCTCGGCCGGCCGTGCCGCAACGATCGAGGTAGCGCTGCGCCACAAGATCAAGCGGCTGGAATCGGAGCTGGCCGAGGTGCGTCAGCAGAAAATGGAGCTGGATCGCCGTTATGAGCGCGCGCTCGGCGAAGCGGAGGAATGGCGCAGCCGGCATCAGCGCGCCGTGACCGAACTCCTTGAGGTGCGCAGCCGATTGACAAGTTATGGGTCGTCATGA
- a CDS encoding LacI family DNA-binding transcriptional regulator, producing the protein MVAGDKGATVRGQKEKLTIKQVAEAAGVARSSVSRAFTRPEMLSPETVRRVLHAAEKLGYVPNQTARALSTGRHGNVALIVPDIANPFFPPLIRAAQMEADRSDFCVFLGNSDEDPKQEDKLVGRFVGQVEGLILASSRLSDERIRAHAAQRPLVLINRDVEGIPRVLIDSGSGVREAVAHLAELGHQHIVYVAGPVTSWSNKQRRLAVRKSAERLGLKVDIVPAIVPSYDAGREAVTAIMTTGATAAIAFDDLTAQGILAGLADRKINVPSQFGVIGCDDVLGAATYPSLTTVSNRSVEAGKAALSLLVELLQSQSARDIRYVLDTHLVVRNTTIVHKE; encoded by the coding sequence CTGGTGGCTGGTGACAAAGGGGCAACGGTGCGTGGGCAGAAAGAGAAGCTGACCATTAAGCAGGTAGCGGAGGCGGCGGGTGTCGCCCGCTCCAGCGTCTCTCGTGCCTTCACCCGTCCGGAGATGCTAAGCCCTGAGACAGTCAGGCGCGTGCTGCATGCTGCCGAGAAGCTTGGTTATGTGCCCAACCAGACGGCTCGTGCCTTGAGTACGGGGCGGCACGGGAATGTCGCGTTGATCGTCCCTGATATTGCCAATCCATTCTTCCCGCCTTTAATCCGGGCTGCCCAAATGGAGGCTGATCGATCGGATTTCTGTGTGTTTCTCGGCAATTCGGATGAGGACCCAAAGCAAGAAGATAAACTCGTGGGCCGTTTCGTAGGACAGGTCGAGGGGCTGATCCTCGCCTCATCGCGCTTGTCGGACGAACGCATTCGAGCCCATGCTGCTCAGCGGCCCTTGGTTCTGATCAATCGCGATGTCGAGGGCATTCCCCGCGTTCTGATCGATAGCGGCTCTGGCGTGCGCGAGGCGGTTGCCCATCTGGCGGAACTCGGACACCAGCATATCGTCTATGTCGCGGGACCGGTGACATCTTGGTCGAACAAGCAACGCCGACTTGCAGTGCGTAAGTCGGCTGAGCGCCTGGGACTAAAAGTCGACATAGTGCCTGCCATCGTACCGAGCTATGACGCAGGGCGTGAGGCCGTCACAGCGATCATGACTACAGGAGCCACGGCTGCGATCGCATTCGACGATTTGACGGCGCAGGGGATTCTCGCTGGACTGGCGGATCGGAAAATCAATGTTCCTAGCCAGTTCGGTGTTATCGGGTGTGATGATGTGCTGGGCGCCGCTACATATCCATCTCTGACTACGGTTTCAAACCGGTCTGTGGAAGCTGGCAAGGCCGCGTTGTCATTACTCGTCGAGTTGCTGCAAAGCCAGTCAGCTCGTGACATCCGCTATGTGCTGGACACCCACTTAGTCGTCCGTAACACAACAATCGTCCACAAAGAGTGA
- a CDS encoding extracellular solute-binding protein encodes MIGALNSATTTSLKRRSGRTALLGAFMLTGLSAASAQTVTVWSGYPEMAPFYEHVAQGLKAKHPNLNVKVEAIALREHEKRIALGLTSGVAGATVIELQGSTVRRYLENDLLPKAPDAVANFVKGKTNFDEFFTSNASYDGAVYGVPLFRGQAALFYNTDMFKAAGLTTPPKTMEEYTQYAEKLTKRGPDGNPTVSGWSLRLTGGGQGIAEKFWINLFQYGGSVLEPTADGKWRANYANEAGRATLKQYLQNVHVLKTVTPEMPADAEAFERGQTAMFIRESWVIGDIASKAPNLTYATAPLPRGSIALPTNLYVKAEGADAKAAWDFVMATNEPENLTWLLKNVGWLPNRSGVDYSSVTNAAPAFNAFVNYPKDYKFFTLPSIGPIEEVLTRLAAQLTNAFRNASLAKDDAAIDAFLKSAADETNQILRREGLLGK; translated from the coding sequence ATGATCGGCGCGCTGAATTCTGCCACCACGACTTCACTGAAGCGGCGTTCGGGCCGCACGGCTTTGCTCGGAGCGTTCATGCTCACTGGGCTTTCTGCCGCCTCAGCGCAGACCGTCACGGTCTGGAGCGGCTATCCGGAAATGGCACCGTTCTACGAGCACGTGGCGCAAGGCCTCAAGGCCAAGCACCCGAATCTCAACGTCAAGGTCGAAGCCATTGCGCTTCGCGAGCATGAGAAACGCATCGCACTCGGCCTCACCTCCGGTGTTGCCGGTGCAACCGTGATCGAGCTCCAAGGCTCTACTGTTCGCCGTTATCTCGAAAACGACCTCCTGCCGAAGGCTCCCGACGCGGTGGCCAATTTCGTCAAAGGCAAGACCAATTTTGACGAGTTCTTCACATCCAACGCAAGCTATGATGGTGCGGTCTACGGCGTGCCCCTGTTCCGCGGGCAGGCTGCACTTTTCTACAACACCGACATGTTCAAGGCGGCTGGGTTGACCACGCCACCCAAGACCATGGAGGAGTATACCCAATATGCCGAGAAGCTGACGAAGCGAGGCCCTGATGGCAATCCAACCGTTTCCGGCTGGAGCCTGCGCCTCACCGGCGGCGGGCAGGGTATCGCTGAGAAGTTCTGGATCAATCTGTTCCAGTATGGCGGCTCCGTGCTCGAGCCGACAGCCGACGGCAAGTGGCGTGCCAACTACGCCAACGAGGCTGGTCGCGCGACACTCAAGCAGTACCTGCAGAACGTACATGTTCTCAAGACCGTTACGCCCGAGATGCCGGCCGATGCAGAGGCTTTTGAGCGTGGTCAGACCGCCATGTTTATCCGCGAGTCCTGGGTAATCGGTGACATCGCCTCCAAGGCGCCCAACCTCACCTATGCTACCGCTCCGCTGCCACGTGGCTCGATTGCCCTGCCGACCAATCTCTATGTGAAGGCCGAAGGCGCTGATGCCAAGGCGGCCTGGGACTTCGTCATGGCCACCAACGAGCCCGAGAATCTGACGTGGCTACTCAAGAATGTCGGCTGGCTGCCGAATCGCTCCGGAGTTGACTACTCCAGCGTGACCAACGCGGCCCCGGCGTTCAACGCCTTCGTGAACTACCCGAAGGATTACAAGTTCTTCACGCTGCCCTCGATCGGACCGATCGAGGAGGTACTGACGCGTTTGGCCGCCCAGCTCACCAATGCCTTCCGCAATGCGTCACTGGCAAAGGATGATGCAGCCATCGATGCTTTCCTCAAGTCGGCTGCGGACGAGACCAACCAGATCCTCCGCCGCGAAGGTCTTCTTGGGAAGTAA
- a CDS encoding tyrosine-type recombinase/integrase produces the protein MHLQRIVLPSGHVTWTAYDGDAIVTEIREFVIYLEARHHAPSTVAHYARHVVRLGNYLAAMGKSFREITPLDLDCFIPGVIRHGPILDLKTALNIIPLRPEPVDVSTSLHNQILFAIKAFYTFLDMRHAALIFGAGERPRTYHPDAYKPFLAHITQRKPRRRTESRSDHQAQAASAKRAVDHRLKPEQVLKIIEAASLMRDAFLVVLLYTTGIRIGEARGLLHEDFRLEENIIWVTPRLHENKARVKYAKARPIPVLDFVMKMYEDYIASDEYLPAFEAGTSYVFCNIAKAQIGRGLSESNVYDIQKRLVRNSGIAFTWHMFRHTHASEAIAQGYSLLDVADRLGHASPQTTNAIYKHLFNAEYKKLQIKNHAEVEERLNDLRRIGLAEEKLKWL, from the coding sequence ATGCACCTGCAGCGCATCGTCCTCCCGAGCGGCCACGTCACCTGGACCGCCTATGACGGTGACGCCATCGTCACCGAGATCCGCGAGTTCGTCATCTACCTGGAGGCGCGCCATCACGCCCCGAGCACCGTTGCCCACTATGCCCGGCACGTGGTCCGGCTCGGCAACTATCTCGCGGCCATGGGCAAGAGCTTCCGCGAGATCACACCCTTGGACCTCGACTGCTTCATTCCCGGGGTGATCCGCCATGGCCCAATCCTGGATCTGAAGACCGCCTTGAACATCATCCCGCTGCGCCCGGAACCCGTGGACGTTTCCACTAGCCTGCACAACCAGATCCTGTTTGCAATCAAAGCCTTCTACACCTTTCTGGACATGCGCCACGCCGCGCTGATCTTTGGCGCCGGCGAGAGGCCGCGAACCTATCATCCTGACGCTTACAAGCCTTTCCTGGCCCATATCACGCAGCGGAAGCCGCGACGCCGCACCGAGAGCCGGTCGGACCATCAGGCCCAGGCGGCATCCGCCAAGCGGGCCGTCGACCACCGGCTGAAGCCGGAGCAGGTTCTGAAGATCATTGAGGCGGCCAGCCTCATGCGCGATGCCTTCCTGGTCGTGCTCCTGTACACGACCGGCATTCGGATCGGCGAGGCGCGGGGCCTGCTGCACGAGGACTTCCGGTTGGAGGAGAACATCATCTGGGTCACGCCCCGCCTTCACGAGAACAAAGCGCGCGTCAAATACGCCAAGGCGCGGCCGATCCCGGTGCTCGACTTTGTGATGAAGATGTACGAGGACTATATCGCCAGCGACGAATACCTTCCGGCCTTCGAGGCCGGCACGAGTTATGTGTTCTGCAACATCGCCAAAGCGCAAATCGGCCGCGGGCTGTCTGAGAGCAACGTCTACGACATTCAAAAGCGTCTGGTCCGGAACTCGGGCATTGCGTTCACCTGGCACATGTTCCGCCACACCCACGCCAGCGAAGCGATCGCTCAAGGCTATAGCCTGCTTGATGTCGCTGACCGCCTCGGGCATGCCAGCCCGCAGACGACCAATGCGATTTACAAGCACCTGTTCAATGCCGAGTACAAGAAGCTGCAGATCAAGAACCACGCGGAGGTCGAAGAGCGCCTGAATGACTTGCGGCGTATCGGCCTGGCGGAGGAGAAACTCAAATGGCTCTGA
- a CDS encoding neutral/alkaline non-lysosomal ceramidase N-terminal domain-containing protein, producing MIRAGTALVDITPPAGLALSGFAARSQPALGAHDPLTVRAVAVESTALVVADVIGFHGDMVRRIRDRCVLPADNVVVAALHTHGGPVSMMGRLSQQPDTAYLERLEAACVYAINEAVASTRPAHLTAGWGTDPGVARNRRHTGGMTDSSLPVLRIHDAAGGLMAVITAYACHPVVLGADNRLWTADYPHYVRERLEAAHPGAMALFLTGCAGDSNTGHSAHASISLAPSTYRSFESAQAYGERIAAAACRADEVPLGEHVSVANRILHLGFERRETETPEALAERWYRERETADPARAALLNHWIAWAKETAGRPLEPVEARVSMMNWGGVQIVALPGEIFAETALQIRQKMSGNPGFVFGFAEDNPGYIPPASEYAFGGYEVDEAHRYYGQPATFASGSAEALAEAAITLLSRRTEKSIGVR from the coding sequence ATGATCCGCGCCGGAACAGCCCTGGTGGACATCACGCCGCCGGCAGGACTCGCCCTCTCCGGGTTTGCGGCCCGCAGCCAGCCTGCGCTCGGCGCGCATGATCCTCTAACCGTTCGCGCCGTCGCGGTGGAGAGCACCGCCCTCGTGGTAGCCGACGTGATCGGCTTTCATGGCGACATGGTGCGTCGCATCCGCGATCGGTGCGTGTTGCCCGCCGACAATGTGGTCGTGGCGGCGCTGCATACGCATGGTGGCCCTGTCTCGATGATGGGCCGCCTTAGTCAGCAGCCCGACACAGCTTATCTCGAGCGTCTGGAAGCTGCATGTGTGTACGCGATCAATGAGGCGGTAGCGTCTACCCGGCCCGCCCATCTAACCGCCGGATGGGGCACGGACCCCGGAGTGGCCCGAAACCGTCGCCATACCGGTGGCATGACTGACTCTTCCTTGCCGGTGCTGCGCATCCACGACGCTGCCGGCGGCCTAATGGCAGTGATCACGGCCTATGCCTGTCACCCAGTGGTGCTCGGCGCCGACAACCGACTTTGGACGGCCGATTACCCGCACTATGTGCGCGAGCGCCTTGAAGCCGCCCATCCCGGCGCCATGGCACTGTTTCTCACTGGTTGCGCGGGAGACTCTAATACCGGTCACTCCGCACATGCTTCAATCAGCCTCGCGCCCAGCACATATCGCAGCTTCGAGTCTGCACAGGCCTACGGCGAGCGGATTGCCGCCGCCGCATGTCGAGCTGACGAGGTGCCACTGGGAGAACACGTCTCGGTGGCGAACCGGATCCTCCATCTCGGCTTCGAGCGGCGCGAGACGGAGACCCCAGAGGCCTTGGCCGAGCGCTGGTATCGCGAGCGGGAGACTGCGGATCCCGCGCGCGCAGCGCTACTCAACCATTGGATTGCCTGGGCAAAAGAAACGGCAGGGCGCCCTCTGGAACCAGTTGAGGCGCGTGTCTCCATGATGAACTGGGGAGGCGTGCAGATCGTTGCCCTTCCAGGGGAGATTTTTGCGGAGACGGCGCTTCAAATTCGCCAAAAGATGTCCGGCAACCCGGGTTTTGTTTTTGGCTTTGCAGAAGACAATCCCGGCTACATCCCTCCAGCGTCTGAATATGCGTTCGGCGGATATGAGGTTGACGAGGCACACCGCTACTATGGCCAGCCAGCCACCTTCGCCTCCGGATCGGCCGAAGCTTTGGCCGAAGCGGCCATTACTCTTCTTTCTAGGAGAACCGAAAAATCAATTGGAGTGAGATGA